One Palaemon carinicauda isolate YSFRI2023 chromosome 5, ASM3689809v2, whole genome shotgun sequence DNA window includes the following coding sequences:
- the LOC137640488 gene encoding lachesin-like, with product MWPKVWSKLVLVVLLLLLFTATDARSPAIIVEEEFPGLKAGTRIKRRAFPGPHFHPTSPTNVTAQLGAHAFLPCRIKNLGNKSVSWIRNRDSHILTVDRYTFIADERFNAWYEASTQTWTLQVRFVQLRDAGKYECQVSMEPKMSHFVQLSVITPQVSIAGESDVYVNSGSTVTIKCVITDALEEPNYIFWYHEEGRVISGHTGCLLTVSRVHPDTSIGSLTIPMVSLKDSGNYTCAPASLNPSSVMLHVLSGELPAAMQRGTNTAPPATAATSSTVSPRTSTSAILICFLLQVTYFLKGIIT from the exons TCGAGGAAGAGTTCCCAGGACTGAAGGCTGGAACTAGAATCAAGAGAAGGGCATTTCCGGGTCCCCACTTCCACCCAACCTCTCCTACGAATGTCACTGCTCAGTTGGGTGCACACGCCTTCCTGCCTTGCAGGATCAAGAACCTTGGCAATAAGTCG GTCTCATGGATAAGGAATCGAGACTCGCACATCCTGACAGTTGATAGATACACTTTCATCGCCGATGAGAGATTCAACGCCTGGTACGAAGCGTCCACGCAGACCTGGACTCTCCAAGTGAGGTTTGTCCAGCTAAGGGACGCCGGTAAATACGAGTGCCAAGTGTCCATGGAGCCAAAGATGAGCCATTTCGTTCAACTTTCCGTCATAA CTCCACAGGTTTCAATCGCTGGAGAATCGGACGTCTACGTAAACAGTGGATCAACAGTCACCATTAAATGCGTTATCACAGATGCATTGGAAGAACCAAACTACATTTTTTGGTACCAC GAGGAAGGAAGAGTGATCAGCGGACACACAGGGTGCCTATTAACCGTGAGCAGAGTCCACCCGGACACATCCATCGGCTCCTTAACGATTCCTATGGTTTCCTTGAAGGACTCTGGCAATTATACGTGCGCTCCAGCTTCCTTGAATCCCTCCTCCGTTATGCTCCATGTATTAAGTG GCGAGCTCCCAGCAGCAATGCAGCGAGGAACGAACACGGCGCCACCTGCAACAGCGGCGACTTCTTCAACAGTCTCTCCGCGTACCTCTACCAGTGCCATACTAATCTGCTTCTTACTACAAGTGACTTACTTCCTAAAGGGAATTATCACGTGA